TAATCGTGACCAAAATTTTTTGACAATGGTCTGGTCTTTGAAGATGATGCATTTTTATCAAAAAATGGTTTTTCAAAACTAGTGAATGATTTTTCAAAAACTGCATCATCCTTTGTCACATAACCCAaaccaaaatttttaaataatggtATTTGAttagcaagtaatttgtccaagttgctgAAACTGTGTGCAAATTTTGCTAAATCATTATTCAACCCTTTAATAatttcatttaatctttcattttctaCAATCAATTTTTTTGAAGCATCAACCGTGtgctttcttttgaatttttcaatttcatattttaaaaatctatgttcttcaacaagatcaaaaGCACATTCGGTCTCcttcattttttgttttaaaaactcATTTTTAGATTTGCATTTGTTGTATTTCTTCAGCAATTTTTTAGAATGGTGAGTGagatcatcaacaataacatgtAATTCTTTAAGAGATaagtcatagtaatttacctctTTTAGTTGATCATCACCTGCCATAAAACAGACTTGAGCTTCATATTTGGAGTCATCTTCCTTATCCGAATCattctctagatcctcccaagaagccatgagcactttcttcttttctttcttagccTTGTCCTCTTTCTTGAGTTTTAGACAGTTAAACTTGAAGTGCCTACCTCATTACAGTGATGGCAGGTGACCTTGCTAAGATCCTTCTTTTGCTCCTTTGAACTTGATCCTTTGTACTTGCCTTTGCTCCTCATTGGCCTTCttaatctcctagcaaaaaagaCAAGTTCGTCATCTAAAAAACTGTCACTTGAATCACTCTCCCTAGACTCAACTTTTGATTTTAGGGCCACTACTTTTTTCTTTGTGTCCTGGCTAATGTGTGTGGCTTCATATGCTAAGAGTTTTCCTCTCAACTCATCATAGGTTAGTGGACTCAAGTTGTTACTCTCAGCTAGGACGGTGGCTTTtatttcccactcttttgtaagGCTTCTAAGGACTTTTCTCACTAGAGTTTGTTCAGTGTGTGTCAATCCCATAGCATCAAGgctgttgatgatgattcaaaatctctcaaacatctcatcaatgctttctccatccttcatggtgaacatttcatactcttttcacagcatatcaatccttgtttctttgacttgtttggtGCCCTCGTGTGTAACTTGGAGTTTTCCCAAGATTTCTTTTGCCGTCTTGCTTCTAGATATATTTtggtattcctcgaagctgatagcacagtgtaGCAAGTTTATTGCTTTAGCATTCAGTTCCACCTtctttttgtcatcatcattCCATTTGGCTTCTTCCTTcagagtcaccactccatcagcgcTTGCCTTTGTAGGGATTTTAGGACCATCCACCACTATCTTCCATATGTTATAGTCAattgattgaatgaatatctgcATCCTCTCTTTCTAGTAAGCATAGTTCTTCCCATTGAAGAAGGGAGGCCTATTGTTTGATTGACCATCTGTTAGTATGTAAACCAcagtggttgtgcccaagttgttcgccattggatctttgctccaagctgttaagcttgattcttgagaccttggctcttgataccaattgaagaTTCTTAATGGcctagagaagggggttgaatctatgaccttcttttaagTTGATTgattaacccttaaaaccaagaaATGAAACTTTGTTTCTATTTGTCTACGTGAAGGATTATGCAGGAGACAATTTAGTTTTGTCTCATAAATCGCAGAGAGACAAAATAgtgtagagaagaagaaaatggcaCCAGCATATATTCTAGTTCAGTTGCtctgtgcaatgcaacctacatccagtctccaccataacgttggtggaattttcactatactTTCAAGTGTTACAAACACCTATTCCCTAGGACTTAAcataatcctatctgggacaaaccaAACTTCAACATAAGCTTGATTTGGCTAGGCAACATCCTAGACTCTCAATacactaagtgcttacccaacttagcaagggatACATCAGATACAAGATGCAAAATTGAAATACAAataaatagaaatctgaaatcaaCTTTGGATTTCTCTCCAAGTTCCTCTCTTTACCTTTTCTCTCTATTTGGCTTTTTCAAATGCCTCACATTTATGCCTTTTTCCACTCGAGAAAACAGAGAAAGATAAACGTTGAAATAAAATACTAGAACAATAAACCATGGAGGAGATGATGATCACAACCTTTCAGCTATCAGATGAACCAATTTCAGAACTTCTCTATGATTGTTCTTCATTTTGGTGGTATGCTTCTTTGATGTAGGAACACAGTCCAAAGTGTTGAACGCTCATAGAGAATGCTCTCAATGCAACTCAGATTCTGGTTCTTTCTCCTTCTCCAAAACAGAGAAGCAATTTTCTTTTTGTACCTTGTGCTGAGAGCCAGATAGGGTTTCTCTCCAGTCAACTCCTTGGACTTTGAGATCTCAAAAATCGTGCCTCCTTTTTCTTCAATATCCCcaaaattagaaattttgaaactGATTCATTTGCTTCGACCGAGGTCTACAGAGCATCAGAAAGATGTCTTCTCAGTGACAATCCCAAATCCACACCTTTGATAAGGTGCTTTGGCTCCAAGTAACACTTTAAGCCATTGATTTAAAGCAGAGCTAATCCATCACTAGTTTCTACTTCTTTCCATAAATGGTGTCGTAGAGAGTAGGAGAAGGAGTGAAGAAATCAAGTTGCATGCAAATGAAAATTATTTACCTTTAACCTTTGAATTTGATTAACATGCTTTAATTAGTGTGATATGACTTTCCTTTCATGATgaacttttctctttttttcttctttggtgATAGAACCAGGAAGAAGAAACTCTCTCTTTTTCTGATTGACTGAAGCAAACATGTGAACGTTGGCTTTGGAGGGCTTCTACTTGGTGGAAGCTTCTTGGACTTGGATTGGATGTATATTCCATCTGGCCCAACTGAATTCTTTGCTATATTATTTTTGGGCTTTGTTGGTTAGAGAACACATCAACAATCTTTGTTTTAATTGCTCTATCTCATTGGGCTAATGTTGTTGTAAGTTTGGCCTTATGCTTTATGTTTGGTCCAATTTCCTTTCTTCACACTAgcatttcagatttttttttcctttgggcTTCATTATTTTGTTGGGCCTATTTTCTTCCTTCTTGGACCAGATTTCTTCTTGTCTTCCTTCCTTATTGATTAGCTACTCTTTCTTTGGATTGCTCATGATGATATAAGTTCAGCCACTTATTTTCTTGGAGCTTCTGGATTTGATGTTGCCTTTGTTTGCTTATTATTGGGTCGGTTTTCTTGCTCCTTGGGCTTGTATCATTAATTAACACATCAAAACCAATTCGGCTATTAACCCAACTTCaacatgtttgtcatcatcaactatttgttattatttactaaactcaacaatatatataatatgagatttgttattgatttcaaatttaaatcttatcttatttcaaattaaaatctTAATTATATCACAattcaatttgaaacagaatcagttatgATGTCATCTAaacttaaaatttattaaaaatagaaTAACAAATTATTCTTGATTCTCATTTAAttttctcaattatcatattattatattcttggtgctagaaaaaaaatataataatcttTCATttgattaatataattatttatttgatcaaattaaaataataaataaataattatttagtaaAGATCAGAACACTTGTTAGTGTATGACCTATAGCTAGGTTCAACACTAAgcaggtagtaaattagtcatactaaatttactaatcaagattGACATCTAACAATAATCTTTAATGACCTGATAGtttgaagtaatatatttttccTAAGAACtcgagaagaacaaagtataattcctttcaTCTTTCCTGTTCTTGGTTAACCTTTAGAGTGTGGTTTAATTGTGAAACtttaacttgttaccattattataatgaaatgtgaatgacttaaaaaattcatttttttattcattcaACCCTTGGCCAAAGTTTTATTTATCAAGCCATTATAATCacagagctcaaactctttactgagagttgacggattttttgttgactaatcattaattctacaagtatgtaaatcatacccaatatccattcaactagcaccctaaggCATTAGATATTCGGAATCaatgtataataaatacattgttaattacaaTGATAGTCACATGTCAAAAGAAACTctattaccatgttcatcttgaaaatatcctattgacaaatatgcggtaattataacTATTAGAAATTCTCAGAGNNNNNNNNNNNNNNNNNNNNNNNNNNNNNNNNNNNNNNNNNNNNNNNNNNNNNNNNNNNNNNNNNNNNNNNNNNNNNNNNNNNNNNaattataaaatattatttctcATTGTTATGGTCGCTATCATAacgataaatctctaaatttaattaaGGAGATTATTATATTAAccctttaattaaataatatatataataataacaaattacaCTACAACAAAATTCATTTTTAGTGACAAACTTTTAGCGGCAATATATAATGGCTACTATTTCCTTTACTTAACTTATATTTTTGTGGCCATTACACCTTTGCCATTATTAATATATGTTATAATggtaattattattattgccaCTAAATTATTACttcttttacttttatatttatttttttaaattaataacggCCATTGTTATTATTGCCGGTAAACATATTCCTATTTTCCTAAACtaaattgattgaaaaagaaaaagaaaaaaaaattgttcctGTGTTGGGGTTTGGTTCTTCAGAAGACTCACTTCCCTCCGTCACTACCTTAATGGAACTCACTTCCCTCCATCATCGACCATCACCGCCATAGGCCTTGCCACCGCTAACAGCCGCCGTCCATCGTCCTACACTCATTCAAATTGCATCTTTATTCCTCCACCTCAGATCTGCATTGTAAATTCCCGATTCCTTTGATCCAAATCGGAAAACCAAAAAATAGTGTCAGTATTGTGCCATGGAAGCTTGAGCTCGTAGTTTTGGTGTGAGTCCTGCGACTGCGACActcttccttctctttctttctctgcctACAATGAAGGACTCCGAATTCCATTCGCCTTCTGTCGTTCGCCTCAAATTCGTATGTTTCTTATCTCTCTCATTCATTCCAATCTTTTTTCCCCAATTCtctgaaattagggattttatgtAATTACGAATTTATTATTTTGGAGTTTGGACCGTTCAATTATTAGTTGAGAAAAGATGAATATCTGTCATAATTATGTATTTTGGTCCTTGTTCAGGAAAATTTTTCGCAGGGGGCAAGAAATTCTGCACCACCACTAATGCATTGACTCAGCGGGAGCCTGATTCAATGCTGGCTACTATGTTCAGTGGTCGACATACTCTCTTCCTAGATTCTGATAAAGCAATGTCAAATTCTATCTTTCTTTGTTTATACTTGTATATGGTTTCCTCAATTATGCACGTTTGGCTTTGTTTATTGATTTGGTGAAAATTGCAATGACTGGTTGCAGGGATATGTCTTTGTTGATAGGGATGGTAAACACTTCCATCACATTCTTAATTGGTTGGGAGATGGTGTGGTGCCCACTCTGGAGGACTCTGAATATAATGAACTATTGCGGGAGGCTGAGAACTATCAATTACTTGTAAGTATTGCTCTTTTCCAATGGATTGTGGTTCAATGATTTGGAAGCTAAAATTAACATTCTTAGACTGCTTCTTGTTTGCTTTGTGTAGTTCTAAGATTTTCATCATTGTACTATCTAGTTTTCATCTTTGACTAAAACATGTGTAAATGAGTTCCTTCATCGATTTGTCATAAGAATATCATCATCGTGGGAATGACATGCACCATCATTATATTGATaatgtgtttttaaattttaatcaaaGAAAGGTTttgatgtttttaaattttagtaCACAGTTCACATTTGTTTTGACATCTGTATTGAGAAGAGCAATCTATGATGGAGTTACCCCCTTCTTAAATGTAAAGAATGTCCTTCATTGTATCATAAATGAATAGAATGCATACTTGCACCTGCTATTATTGATTTGATAGCTCCATATGCCTTAATGTTGAGAAATGACAAATGGCATAGCCcaaatggagagcatacacctttggaaagttgctggagcattgcatagcccaaatggcattctcctgtaagcaaagactccaaatgggCAGGTCAAtgaggtcttctcttgatccttggggtctatCACTAtctgattatacccagaatacccatccaggaagcaataataagcatggccagccaatctttccagcatctgatcaatgaaagggagaGGAAAGTCATCTTTCTTTGTAGCCTCATTCAGTCTTttataatctatgcacatcctccaatCAGTCACTGTCCTTGTAGGgattaactcattcttctcatttgagaTTACAGTCATCCCCTcttctttggcacaacttgaaccaaactcacccaagagctatcagagattgggtatatgattccaGCATTCCACGGCTTCATCACTTCCTTTTGAACTACTTcattcatggttgggttgagtcttctttgaGGTTCTACCACAGGCTTTGAGTCCTCCTCCAACAAAATCTTGTGCATGAAAATGGCAGGGCTTATGCCTTTGATATCATTAATTGTCCATCCCAAAATTGACTTGTGAGCTTTCAATATTTCAAtcagctttgtttcttcttccatgATTAAGGAGGAATTGATGATTACTGGCAGAgtctcttcttctccaagaaaagCATACTTGAGATGAGGAGGGAGaggctttaattcttgttttggcaCCTCCTCTGTCTTGCCATCAAAAGAGATTTCTGCTACTTCTTCTATGATGTCTTGTTCCACTTCCATTTCCTCTTCTTGTTCATTGGCTTCAAGTAGCTCCTCCTCCAATTCTTCTATCATTTCAACCCTCATATGCTTTTCCTTCTCAGgcggatgttgcatagctttaaTGACATTGATGATCATTTTTTCATCATGCACCCTGAGTGTCATCTCTCTTTTCTCCACATCAATTATTGCCCTTGCCGTGGCTAGAAAAAGTCTTCTCAAGATAATCGAGTTGTGTCCTTCTTCTTCTATGTCTAAAATGACAAAATTAGCAGGGAATATGAATTTTTCTACTTTCACCAGCAAATTTTCCACAACTCCATAAGGTATCTTGAGTGATCTATCAgccatttgaagtgacattctGGTGGGTTTGACTTTATCTATTGCAAGCTTTTTCATTAGTGAAAgaggcatcaaattgatgctggcacctaaGTCACAGAGAGCTTTTTCCAAAGTCATATTACCTATAGTGCATGATATGATGAAACTTCcaggatctttgagctttggtgggaggCCTTTTTGGATTACTACACTGCACTTTTGAGTTAAGACCACTGTTTCCTTTTCATTCTagcttctctttttgttgatgAGATCTTTGAGGAACttagcatatagaggcatctgctccaatgcttcagcaagtgggaTGTTGATCTCCATCTTCTTAAAAACTTCTAGAAACTTGGGGAATTGGTGATCCTTTAGCTCCTTTTGCATTCTCTGAGGGTATGGTAGAGGAGGAGTGTAAGGCTTCACTTTTTTCCTCTTTTCTTGTGAATGCTCCTCAATAACTTGCTTCcccttctttgaagcttgtggTTCTTCATCCTTTTTCTTGAGCTCTTCCTGGTTCTTTTCTTCAATTGCACTTTTTTCTTACTGCCAACCTTGTCATCCTCCAATGTTCTTCCACTCCTGAGTTGgattgctttgcattcttctttgggatttggaatggtatcactaGGGAAGGTATTGGTTGGTCTCTCTGGTTGTTTGGACAATTGGCCTATTTGTCTCTCCAGGTTTCTCAATGAAGCTTCATGATTTTTATTAGCTAGCTCTTGAtgtttcatcatcttctccatcatcatctccagaTTGGAGATCCTTTGGGACTCTTGGGGTGATTGTGGTTAAGTGTGAGATGAAGAAGGTTGGTGGAAATTATTTTGGTTAGTTGATGGGTTGTGGGGTGGATAGAAGTTAGAATTGGGGTAGTTATTTTatggttttctgtatggattttggttagCTTGCTGATGGTTCTAGTGGTTTGTTCGGGAATTGCTTGAATTTAAATTCCTTTGCCATGAATTTTGGTTCTGGCTGTCTCCCCACCTTAGATTGGAGTGGTTCTTCCAAGAAGAGTTGTAAGTGTTACCATGGAATTCATTCTGCCCAGCACCTTGGTTGTGAATATAGTTAACTTGCTCTGGCTGCTGCTCTTCATAGAATTCTTCATTCTGCCCCCACCCAGCTGGTGGTTGATTCGTAGTGTTCACTACTGCAACTTGAAgaccatcaatcctcttggccatcatcTCCATCTGTTGCTGGATTTGTTTATGCATCACCTTGTTTTGTGCAAAAATGGAATCCCCTTCATAGAAGTGTTGAAGTCtatcccattcactgaacatctcTGGTGGGCACTTCCTAATTAAGGCCGTGTATgtctcccaggcatcatacagtgactctccatccatttgagtgaatatTTGTACCTCTGTCTTTAGTTTGATGATTCTTTGGGGTAGATAGAACTTGGCCAGGAATTTGCTAactagatcttcccaattgtGGATGCTCTCCTTGGGGAAGGTCTCTAGCCATTGGGAAGCCTTGTCTCTCAGggaaaatgggaatagcagcaGCTTATAGATGTtaggatgcacaccatttgttTTGACAGTTTTACAAATCCTTAGAAAGATGGATAGGTGCTGGTTTAGATCTTCAAGTGGACCTcctccatatgaacaattattctgcaccagagtaatgagttgaggtttcaactcaaagttgtttgcatgaacattgggagtgagtatgctactcccacagtgccTTGGATTGGGGAAGATGTAAGAAGCTAGAACTCTTCTCTGAGGTGGGTCATTGTTGGCCACTTCTTCTGGCAGATTAGGGGGATTTCCTTCCATCTCTTGGTCTTCCTCTTCTGAGtcttcttctccaataactcccttccctcttgcttctcttcttaatctCAAAAATGTTCTCTCAGGCTCAGAATCAAAGGAGGTGGACTCACCTCTTTTTCCTCCTGgcataaaatataaacaaaacaaGAAACCAAAAAGAAATCACTCTACTACTAGAGTGAAGTTAAGGTTAGCTTAAACAAACCTCAAATAGTTAGTATGcttaataaaaataaaggaaaaaatgcttaatctagattatcaccctacttaatcattgtcaaccttggatcaatccccggcaacggcgccaaaaacttgatgagggaaaaacgattccacacaaactcaccggcaagtgtaccgggtcacatcaagtagtaataactcataaGAGTGatgtcgatcccacagggattgatggattgagcaactttagtatggtgataaatttagttaagcgaatatttgatgatttggggtaaaatttgattaacagacaataaattgcaagaaaataaaatgcaGGAAGTAAATTGGCAGAATTTTAAAGTGCAGAAGGAGTAAATTACAGAaacataaagtgcaagaaattaaaagagctgaaacttaaatcgCAAAaaaggtaaatgactgaaacataaagtgcaagaaacttaaattgctgaatctaaattgacagaaaacttaaattgcagaaAATCAGAAAACTCTCAGATGGAGAAATTCAGAGAAATTGATCAATCAGAATTTTAgtaccaaaacagaaatggaaaatttcaGATGAATCAAAACAGACTGAAAATTTAGATCAATTTTAAGGTCCTAAAGATAAATTGAAAATTGCAGAAGAGTAAAAAAACAGAAAGAAGATTTAGgtctcaattgctctcttaacaAAACAGAAACTAAGAAATTGTAGAAGAAAGGAAAACAGAAAGTAAACTATGATCAGATCTCCAACTCTTAAAACTATCAagagaaaagtaaaagaaaactTCAAGATGAAGGAATTCAGATGAATCCTTCAATCTGAAGTCAAAAGAGCcaagaacagaaagtaaaagttgtagaagagagaaaataaaacagAAAGGAAAACTCATATATGATctcaattctaaaattctaaaaggaattTAAAGGAGCGAGCTccctaatgaaatcaaattcctatctatttatacactttccaattctaGCTTCATGTACTTGAAGTGGACTTTTTGGCCTTTAATGAAGTGGATCAAAATGGCAATTTGTTGAAGCTTCTAGGGGAACGTTGCATTCTCAAAGTGAGCGCAACGTTCACTTTCCCACGCGCATGCGTCTCTgccgcgtgcgcgtccttttgcgCTTTTGCTCATCGACGCGTATACGTCAcatatgcgtgcgcgtcactatcAACTCCAGCTCCAAACATGCTCGCGCGcccctttcacgcgtacgcgtcctcagTAGCGTTCTCTTATTGAAGCGCTACATTGGCTTAATGAACGCTgccccacgcatgcgcgtcatgtacgcgtgcgcgtgggtaacAAAATCTCAATTCAGGCTTCAGCGCCagccacgcgtgcacgtgcttTGTCCCAGGTGCACCATCGACGCACGCGCGTcaagtacgcgtgcgcgtcgattgcaaGACTTTGCCTCCAATTTTGAATCTTGCTCGAAAACGCTGTCTTACTGAACGTAGCGCTCCCTTCAAAAATGAGCGCCaaccacttccacgcgtacgcgtcatgcacgcgtacgcgtgggtcttcaaaGATTCATCCCTGGCGCGTAGGCGTCCCGTACGCATGTGCATCGCTACTGAGCGTGGCGTTCTTTGTTTGAACGCAACGTTGCTCTGTACTGACcctctttctctttattttcttaccTATGTTCAATCAAAACAGCAAtaaaagtctcaccaaaatcataagaatttgcatcattcattctaatcacttaattcttgcataaatctcctgattttgtataaaatagttAATGTTTGATTAAATCacaataatcatgaaattccactccaaccacttacttattgtgcaagaaagtgcataaaacctaatgaaacaaatgaaaaatgcttgtgaaactagcataagatgacttgtcattacaacaccaaacttaaatcttgcttgtccccaagtaagcactaaaacatgagaagaaatgaaagaaaatagaaaagcatATGTGTCCTTATTCAGTAGATAATTgaatttggttcatggggttttatgcagacagaaTGCAACTCAATTATTATCAGATTCCAAATGTGAAATGTCTCTGTGAGGATtaactagagt
The DNA window shown above is from Arachis ipaensis cultivar K30076 chromosome B08, Araip1.1, whole genome shotgun sequence and carries:
- the LOC107611118 gene encoding BTB/POZ domain-containing adapter for CUL3-mediated RhoA degradation protein 3-like, with product MEKENTNLRKKRKATNISKIVEERSERDNEQAHTKRTSPKREVKQKGARGVKASRRKFFAGGKKFCTTTNALTQREPDSMLATMFSGRHTLFLDSDKAMSNSIFLCLYLYMGYVFVDRDGKHFHHILNWLGDGVVPTLEDSEYNELLREAENYQLLFSSLTKTCVNEFLHRFVIRISSSWE